A portion of the Poecile atricapillus isolate bPoeAtr1 chromosome 7, bPoeAtr1.hap1, whole genome shotgun sequence genome contains these proteins:
- the AGL gene encoding glycogen debranching enzyme isoform X2, whose translation MPGGKETRLLHLGEMEKLDKTLFRLEQGFELQFRLGPTLQGKPVTVYTNYPASGEVFDRHKFRTLLWHNPTGKEDDSDKYCKLDLQISGSYQYYFSLGNEKSGGGYIVVDPILHVGADNHVLPLDCVTLQTYLAKCLGPFHEWEDRLKVAKETGYNMIHFTPLQKLGLSRSCYSLADQLEVNPEFSNHNKKCTWSDIGALVEKLKNEWNMLCITDVVYNHTATNSEWLRMHPECGYNLVNSPHLKPAWILDRALWHLTGMVADGKCIAKGVPPVIENDQHLNCLRKIIYEDIYPKIKLWEFFQVDVNKAVQQFKTLLTQGKVGNKSDPNQHLQILQDPDYRRLGCTVDMNIALATFIPHSNGPAAIEECCNWFRKRLEELNAEQYRQTSHHQEQAVNCLVGTVVYERIACNGPKLGPITRKHPLVTRYFTYPFKELTVEEEETMIHQPDKACYFMAHNGWVMGDDPLRNFAEPGSNVYLRRELICWGDSVKLRYGNKPEDCPYLWAHMKKYTEITAKYFHGVRLDNCHSTPIHVAEYMLDTARKLRADLYVVAELFTGNEELDNIFVNRLGITSLIREAMTAYNSHEEGRLVYRFGGEPVGSFVQPRLRPLMPAIAHALFMDITHDNECPIQHRSAYDALPSAMIVSMACCATGSTKGYDELVPHQISVVSEERFYAKWNPAAHLTSGEVNFQTGILAGRLAINRLHQELGAKGFNQVYVDQVDEDIVAVTRHCPNTHQSVVAVCRTAFRDPKTCFYSKEVPEMCIPGKIDEVVLEARTIERSASPYKKDLHFINGLPNFTVELREHIQIKDSKIIKQAGTAIKGPNEFVQEIEFERLTPGSVIVFRVSLDPKAQEAVGILRNHLIQFSSHFKSGSLPDDHSAPILKTPFSSIASKLTLAELNQVLYRCEAEEQEDGGGCYNIPNWSPLKYAGLQGLMSVMADIRPKNDLGHPFCDNLRSGDWMIDYVSNRLISRAGACAEVGKWLKAMFVYLKRIPRYLIPCYFDAILVGAYTTLLDVGWHQMSSFVQNGSMFVKHLSLGSIQLCGIGKYSCLPDLSPSLHDVPYRLNEITNQKEQCCVSLAAGLPHFSSGIFRSWGRDTFIALRGLLLVTGRYLEARNIILAFAGTLRHGLIPNLLGGGTHARYNCRDAVWWWLQCIQEYCKIVPNGLDILRCPVSRMYPRDDSSPQPAGTVDQPLYEVIQETMQRHMEGINFRERNAGPQIDEKMRDEGFNVTAGIDHETGFVFGGNRFNCGTWMDKMGESDKARNKGIPATPRDGSAVEMVGLCKSAVRWLMDLSGKNIFPFRGVTVKRHGKEEIITYDEWDRKIQGHFERLFFVSENPADPNEKHPDLVHKRGIYKDSYGASSPWCDYQLRPNFPVAMVVAPELFTPERAWKALQIAEEKLLGPLGMKTLDPDDMVYCGVYDNALDNDNYNVARGFNYHQGPEWVWPIGYFLRAKLYFSRLIGPEIYAKTVVMIKNVLSRHYVHLERSSWKGLPELTNENGQYCPFSCETQAWSIGVILEILYDL comes from the exons ATGCCGGGCGGTAAGGAGACGCGGCTGCTGCACCTCGGCGAGATGGAGAAGCTGGACAAGACCCTcttcaggctggagcagg gtTTTGAGCTACAATTCCGATTGGGCCCAACTCTTCAGGGCAAGCCCGTTACTGTGTACACAAATTACCCAGCTTCTGGAGAAGTGTTTGATCGCCACAAGTTTAGGACACTACTGTGGCACAATCCTACAGGAAAGGAAGATGACTCTGACAAATACTGCAAGTTGGATCTCCAAATTTCTGGGTCATACCAGTACTATTTTAGTCTTGG aaaTGAAAAAAGTGGTGGAGGTTACATAGTTGTGGATCCCATTTTGCATGTTGGAGCTGATAATCATGTACTGCCTTTGGATTGTGTTACGCTCCAGACGTACCTTGCTAAGTGTCTGGGACCATTTCATGAATGGGAAGATAGGCTTAAAGTGGCAAAAGAAACAG GTTACAACATGATTCATTTTACGCCTCTACAGAAGCTTGGACTATCTAGATCATGTTATTCATTGGCTGACCAGTTAGAAGTAAATCCTGAATTTTCAAACCATAATAAAAAGTGCACTTGGAGCGATATAGGAGCACTTGTGGAGAAATTGAAAAATGAATGGAATATGCTTTGCATCACAGATGTAGTCTACAATCATACTG CTACAAACAGTGAATGGCTCAGGATGCATCCAGAATGTGGCTATAACCTTGTAAATTCTCCTCACCTGAAACCAGCTTGGATCCTGGACAGAGCTCTGTGGCATTTGACTGGTATGGTGGCGGATGGAAAGTGTATTGCCAAAGGGGTCCCTCCCGTGATTGAAAATGATCAGCACTTGAAT tgtttacgtaaaataatttatgaagACATTTATCCAAAAATCAAACTATGGGAATTTTTCCAAGTGGATGTCAACAAAGCTGTGCAGCAATTTAAAACCCTTTTAACTCAAG GCAAAGTGGGCAATAAATCTGATCCAAATCAACATCTTCAAATACTTCAGGACCCTGATTATAGACGACTTGGCTGTACTGTAGATATGAACATAGCACTGGCAACATTCATACCACACAG CAATGGACCAGCTGCAATAGAGGAGTGTTGTAACTGGTTTCGCAAGAGGCTTGAGGAACTAAATGCTGAGCAATACAGACAAACTAGTCACCATCAAGAACAG GCTGTCAATTGCCTTGTGGGGACTGTGGTTTATGAACGAATCGCTTGTAATGGTCCTAAGCTGGGACCTATCACTAGAAAACATCCCTTGGTTACCAG GTATTTTACATATCCATTCAAAGAGCTCACTGTAGAGGAAGAAGAAACTATGATACATCAGCCAGATAAAGCTTGTTATTTCATGGCTCATAATGGCTGGGTTATGGGAGATGATCCTCTTAGAAACTTTGCAGAACCGG GCTCAAATGTGTACTTAAGAAGAGAGCTCATTTGTTGGGGAGACAGTGTGAAACTGCGTTATGGTAATAAACCTGAAGACTGCCCATACCTCTGGGCACATATGAAAAAATATACTGAAATCactgcaaaatatttccatggTGTTCGTCTGGACAACTGTCACTCAACACCTATTCATGTAGCTGAG TACATGCTGGACACAGCTAGAAAATTGCGAGCCGATTTGTATGTAGTGGCTGAACTGTTCACAGGAAATGAGGAGCTGGACAATATCTTTGTGAATAGGCTGGGCATTACCTCCTTAATAAGAG AGGCCATGACTGCCTACAATAGCCATGAAGAGGGAAGGTTGGTCTATCGGTTTGGAGGTGAGCCTGTCGGATCTTTTGTTCAGCCACGTTTGAGGCCTTTGATGCCAGCTATTGCTCATGCACTGTTCATGGATATTACACATGATAATGAATGTCCAATTCAG CACCGATCTGCATATGATGCTCTTCCTAGTGCCATGATTGTTTCCATGGCATGCTGTGCTACAGGAAGTACCAAAGGCTATGATGAGCTGGTACCACACCAG ATCTCTGTAGTATCTGAAGAGAGGTTTTATGCAAAATGGAATCCAGCAGCACATCTGACCTCTGGTGAAGTTAATTTCCAAACAGGAATTCTAGCAGGAAGGCTGGCCATAAACAGACTGcatcaggagctgggagctAAAGGCTTTAATCAG GTGTATGTAGATCAAGTTGATGAAGATATAGTTGCAGTGACAAGACACTGCCCTAACACACACCAGTCTGTTGTGGCTGTGTGTCGAACTGCCTTCAGGGATCCTAAGACTTGTTTCTACAGTAAAGAAGTGCCTGAAATGTGCATCCCAG GAAAAATAGACGAAGTAGTACTTGAGGCAAGGACAATTGAGAGAAGTGCTAGTCCTTACAAAAAAGATCTGCATTTTATAAATGGATTGCCTAATTTTACAGTGGAACTCAGAGAGCATATCCAG ataAAAGACAGTAAAATCATAAAACAAGCTGGAACTGCTATAAAAGGGCCAAATGAATTTGTTCAAGAAATAGAATTCGAAAGATTAACACCAGGAAGTGTAATAGTATTCAG AGTTAGTCTGGACCCAAAGGCACAAGAGGCTGTGGGGATACTCCGCAATCATTTGATCCAGTTCAGCTCTCATTTTAAATCTGGAAGTCTTCCTGATGATCACTCAGCACCAATATTAAAAACACCATTTTCTTC aattgCATCTAAACTAACTTTGGCTGAACTAAATCAAGTGCTGTATAGATGTGAGGCAGAAGAACAGGAAGATGGTGGAGGCTGTTATAACATACCAAATTGGTCCCCCCTAAAGTATGCAGGCCTCCAAG GGTTAATGTCAGTGATGGCAGACATTAGACCAAAGAATGATTTGGGTCATCCATTTTGTGATAATTTAAGATCTGGAGATTGGATGATTGATTATGTCAGTAATCGTCTGATTTCGCGTGCTGGAGCCTGTGCAGAA GTTGGTAAATGGCTGAAGGCCATGTTTGTCTACCTAAAGAGAATTCCACGTTACCTCATCCCATGTTACTTTGATGCCATATTAGTGGGAGCATACACAACGCTTCTGGATGTAGGATGGCATCAGATGTCAAG CTTTGTGCAGAATGGATCAATGTTTGTTAAACACCTTTCCTTGGGTTCAATCCAGTTATGTGGGATAGGAAAATACTCTTGTCTGCCAGATCTGTCTCCTTCTTTACATGACGTTCCTTATAGGCTGAATGAGATTACAAATCAGAAAGAGCAATGTTGTGTTTCCTTGGCAGCTG GTTTACCTCACTTTTCTTCTGGAATTTTTCGTTCGTGGGGAAGGGATACTTTTATTGCACTAAGAGGTCTACTGTTAGTTACTGGGCGCTATCTAGAAGCAAG aaACATCATTTTAGCGTTTGCTGGGACTTTAAGACATGGTCTCATTCCCAATCTGCTCGGTGGGGGGACACATGCCAGATACAACTGTCGTGATGCTGTGTGGTGGTGGCTTCAGTGTATCCAGGAGTACTGTAAAATTGTTCCCAATGGATTAGACATTCTCAGGTGTCCTGTTTCTAGGATGTACCCAAGAGATGACTCTTCTCCTCAGCCTGCAGGCACTGTG GATCAGCCACTTTATGAAGTAATACAGGAAACAATGCAACGACATATGGAAGGCATAAATTTCCGAGAAAGAAATGCTGGTCCTCAGATTGATGAAAAAATGAGAGACGAAG GTTTTAATGTAACTGCAGGCATTGACCATGAAACTGGCTTTGTCTTTGGAGGGAACCGCTTCAATTGTGGCACTTGGATGGATAAAATGGGAGAGAGTGACAAAGCTCGCAACAAAGGAATTCCAGCTACTCCAAG AGATGGCTCTGCTGTGGAAATGGTTGGCCTGTGCAAGTCAGCTGTTCGCTGGTTGATGGATTTATCTGGGAAAAACATATTTCCATTCCGTGGAGTCACTGTAAAAAGACATG GAAAGGAGGAGATTATCACATATGATGAGTGGGACAGGAAAATTCAAGGACACTTTGAAAGGCTATTCTTTGTGTCTGAGAATCCAGCAGATCCTAATGAAAAACACCCAGATCTTGTACACAAACGTGGAATTTATAAGGACAGCTATGGAGCTTCAAGTCCATGGTGTGATTACCAGCTCAGGCCAAATTTTCCAGTAGCAATGGTTGTG GCCCCTGAGTTGTTTACACCTGAGAGAGCTTGGAAAGCTCTGCAGATAGCAGAGGAAAAGCTTCTTGGTCCATTAGGCATGAAAACCTTAGATCCAGA TGATATGGTGTACTGTGGAGTTTATGATAATGCTCTTGACAATGACAACTACAATGTAGCCAGAGGGTTTAATTATCACCAAGGACCT GAATGGGTGTGGCCAATTGGATATTTTCTTCGTGCCAAACTGTATTTCTCCAGGTTGATTGGTCCAGAGATATATGCAAAAACTGTAGTTATGATTAAGAATGTTCTTTCTCGCCACTATGTTCATCTTGAAAG ATCATCCTGGAAAGGGCTTCCAGAACTAACCAATGAGAATGGGCAGTATTGTCCTTTTAGCTGTGAAACTCAGGCATGGTCGATTGGTGTTATCCTTGAAATCCTTTATGACTTGTAA
- the AGL gene encoding glycogen debranching enzyme isoform X1, with amino-acid sequence MPGGKETRLLHLGEMEKLDKTLFRLEQGFELQFRLGPTLQGKPVTVYTNYPASGEVFDRHKFRTLLWHNPTGKEDDSDKYCKLDLQISGSYQYYFSLGNEKSGGGYIVVDPILHVGADNHVLPLDCVTLQTYLAKCLGPFHEWEDRLKVAKETGYNMIHFTPLQKLGLSRSCYSLADQLEVNPEFSNHNKKCTWSDIGALVEKLKNEWNMLCITDVVYNHTATNSEWLRMHPECGYNLVNSPHLKPAWILDRALWHLTGMVADGKCIAKGVPPVIENDQHLNCLRKIIYEDIYPKIKLWEFFQVDVNKAVQQFKTLLTQGKVGNKSDPNQHLQILQDPDYRRLGCTVDMNIALATFIPHSNGPAAIEECCNWFRKRLEELNAEQYRQTSHHQEQAVNCLVGTVVYERIACNGPKLGPITRKHPLVTRYFTYPFKELTVEEEETMIHQPDKACYFMAHNGWVMGDDPLRNFAEPGSNVYLRRELICWGDSVKLRYGNKPEDCPYLWAHMKKYTEITAKYFHGVRLDNCHSTPIHVAEEMLATARSVRPNLYVIAELFTGSEYIDNVFVNRLGITSLIREAMTAYNSHEEGRLVYRFGGEPVGSFVQPRLRPLMPAIAHALFMDITHDNECPIQHRSAYDALPSAMIVSMACCATGSTKGYDELVPHQISVVSEERFYAKWNPAAHLTSGEVNFQTGILAGRLAINRLHQELGAKGFNQVYVDQVDEDIVAVTRHCPNTHQSVVAVCRTAFRDPKTCFYSKEVPEMCIPGKIDEVVLEARTIERSASPYKKDLHFINGLPNFTVELREHIQIKDSKIIKQAGTAIKGPNEFVQEIEFERLTPGSVIVFRVSLDPKAQEAVGILRNHLIQFSSHFKSGSLPDDHSAPILKTPFSSIASKLTLAELNQVLYRCEAEEQEDGGGCYNIPNWSPLKYAGLQGLMSVMADIRPKNDLGHPFCDNLRSGDWMIDYVSNRLISRAGACAEVGKWLKAMFVYLKRIPRYLIPCYFDAILVGAYTTLLDVGWHQMSSFVQNGSMFVKHLSLGSIQLCGIGKYSCLPDLSPSLHDVPYRLNEITNQKEQCCVSLAAGLPHFSSGIFRSWGRDTFIALRGLLLVTGRYLEARNIILAFAGTLRHGLIPNLLGGGTHARYNCRDAVWWWLQCIQEYCKIVPNGLDILRCPVSRMYPRDDSSPQPAGTVDQPLYEVIQETMQRHMEGINFRERNAGPQIDEKMRDEGFNVTAGIDHETGFVFGGNRFNCGTWMDKMGESDKARNKGIPATPRDGSAVEMVGLCKSAVRWLMDLSGKNIFPFRGVTVKRHGKEEIITYDEWDRKIQGHFERLFFVSENPADPNEKHPDLVHKRGIYKDSYGASSPWCDYQLRPNFPVAMVVAPELFTPERAWKALQIAEEKLLGPLGMKTLDPDDMVYCGVYDNALDNDNYNVARGFNYHQGPEWVWPIGYFLRAKLYFSRLIGPEIYAKTVVMIKNVLSRHYVHLERSSWKGLPELTNENGQYCPFSCETQAWSIGVILEILYDL; translated from the exons ATGCCGGGCGGTAAGGAGACGCGGCTGCTGCACCTCGGCGAGATGGAGAAGCTGGACAAGACCCTcttcaggctggagcagg gtTTTGAGCTACAATTCCGATTGGGCCCAACTCTTCAGGGCAAGCCCGTTACTGTGTACACAAATTACCCAGCTTCTGGAGAAGTGTTTGATCGCCACAAGTTTAGGACACTACTGTGGCACAATCCTACAGGAAAGGAAGATGACTCTGACAAATACTGCAAGTTGGATCTCCAAATTTCTGGGTCATACCAGTACTATTTTAGTCTTGG aaaTGAAAAAAGTGGTGGAGGTTACATAGTTGTGGATCCCATTTTGCATGTTGGAGCTGATAATCATGTACTGCCTTTGGATTGTGTTACGCTCCAGACGTACCTTGCTAAGTGTCTGGGACCATTTCATGAATGGGAAGATAGGCTTAAAGTGGCAAAAGAAACAG GTTACAACATGATTCATTTTACGCCTCTACAGAAGCTTGGACTATCTAGATCATGTTATTCATTGGCTGACCAGTTAGAAGTAAATCCTGAATTTTCAAACCATAATAAAAAGTGCACTTGGAGCGATATAGGAGCACTTGTGGAGAAATTGAAAAATGAATGGAATATGCTTTGCATCACAGATGTAGTCTACAATCATACTG CTACAAACAGTGAATGGCTCAGGATGCATCCAGAATGTGGCTATAACCTTGTAAATTCTCCTCACCTGAAACCAGCTTGGATCCTGGACAGAGCTCTGTGGCATTTGACTGGTATGGTGGCGGATGGAAAGTGTATTGCCAAAGGGGTCCCTCCCGTGATTGAAAATGATCAGCACTTGAAT tgtttacgtaaaataatttatgaagACATTTATCCAAAAATCAAACTATGGGAATTTTTCCAAGTGGATGTCAACAAAGCTGTGCAGCAATTTAAAACCCTTTTAACTCAAG GCAAAGTGGGCAATAAATCTGATCCAAATCAACATCTTCAAATACTTCAGGACCCTGATTATAGACGACTTGGCTGTACTGTAGATATGAACATAGCACTGGCAACATTCATACCACACAG CAATGGACCAGCTGCAATAGAGGAGTGTTGTAACTGGTTTCGCAAGAGGCTTGAGGAACTAAATGCTGAGCAATACAGACAAACTAGTCACCATCAAGAACAG GCTGTCAATTGCCTTGTGGGGACTGTGGTTTATGAACGAATCGCTTGTAATGGTCCTAAGCTGGGACCTATCACTAGAAAACATCCCTTGGTTACCAG GTATTTTACATATCCATTCAAAGAGCTCACTGTAGAGGAAGAAGAAACTATGATACATCAGCCAGATAAAGCTTGTTATTTCATGGCTCATAATGGCTGGGTTATGGGAGATGATCCTCTTAGAAACTTTGCAGAACCGG GCTCAAATGTGTACTTAAGAAGAGAGCTCATTTGTTGGGGAGACAGTGTGAAACTGCGTTATGGTAATAAACCTGAAGACTGCCCATACCTCTGGGCACATATGAAAAAATATACTGAAATCactgcaaaatatttccatggTGTTCGTCTGGACAACTGTCACTCAACACCTATTCATGTAGCTGAG GAGATGCTAGCAACAGCCAGATCAGTCAGACCTAATCTTTATGTGATAGCTGAACTCTTCACGGGCAGTGAGTACATTGACAATGTTTTTGTCAACCGCCTGGGAATTACCAGCCTGATTAGAG AGGCCATGACTGCCTACAATAGCCATGAAGAGGGAAGGTTGGTCTATCGGTTTGGAGGTGAGCCTGTCGGATCTTTTGTTCAGCCACGTTTGAGGCCTTTGATGCCAGCTATTGCTCATGCACTGTTCATGGATATTACACATGATAATGAATGTCCAATTCAG CACCGATCTGCATATGATGCTCTTCCTAGTGCCATGATTGTTTCCATGGCATGCTGTGCTACAGGAAGTACCAAAGGCTATGATGAGCTGGTACCACACCAG ATCTCTGTAGTATCTGAAGAGAGGTTTTATGCAAAATGGAATCCAGCAGCACATCTGACCTCTGGTGAAGTTAATTTCCAAACAGGAATTCTAGCAGGAAGGCTGGCCATAAACAGACTGcatcaggagctgggagctAAAGGCTTTAATCAG GTGTATGTAGATCAAGTTGATGAAGATATAGTTGCAGTGACAAGACACTGCCCTAACACACACCAGTCTGTTGTGGCTGTGTGTCGAACTGCCTTCAGGGATCCTAAGACTTGTTTCTACAGTAAAGAAGTGCCTGAAATGTGCATCCCAG GAAAAATAGACGAAGTAGTACTTGAGGCAAGGACAATTGAGAGAAGTGCTAGTCCTTACAAAAAAGATCTGCATTTTATAAATGGATTGCCTAATTTTACAGTGGAACTCAGAGAGCATATCCAG ataAAAGACAGTAAAATCATAAAACAAGCTGGAACTGCTATAAAAGGGCCAAATGAATTTGTTCAAGAAATAGAATTCGAAAGATTAACACCAGGAAGTGTAATAGTATTCAG AGTTAGTCTGGACCCAAAGGCACAAGAGGCTGTGGGGATACTCCGCAATCATTTGATCCAGTTCAGCTCTCATTTTAAATCTGGAAGTCTTCCTGATGATCACTCAGCACCAATATTAAAAACACCATTTTCTTC aattgCATCTAAACTAACTTTGGCTGAACTAAATCAAGTGCTGTATAGATGTGAGGCAGAAGAACAGGAAGATGGTGGAGGCTGTTATAACATACCAAATTGGTCCCCCCTAAAGTATGCAGGCCTCCAAG GGTTAATGTCAGTGATGGCAGACATTAGACCAAAGAATGATTTGGGTCATCCATTTTGTGATAATTTAAGATCTGGAGATTGGATGATTGATTATGTCAGTAATCGTCTGATTTCGCGTGCTGGAGCCTGTGCAGAA GTTGGTAAATGGCTGAAGGCCATGTTTGTCTACCTAAAGAGAATTCCACGTTACCTCATCCCATGTTACTTTGATGCCATATTAGTGGGAGCATACACAACGCTTCTGGATGTAGGATGGCATCAGATGTCAAG CTTTGTGCAGAATGGATCAATGTTTGTTAAACACCTTTCCTTGGGTTCAATCCAGTTATGTGGGATAGGAAAATACTCTTGTCTGCCAGATCTGTCTCCTTCTTTACATGACGTTCCTTATAGGCTGAATGAGATTACAAATCAGAAAGAGCAATGTTGTGTTTCCTTGGCAGCTG GTTTACCTCACTTTTCTTCTGGAATTTTTCGTTCGTGGGGAAGGGATACTTTTATTGCACTAAGAGGTCTACTGTTAGTTACTGGGCGCTATCTAGAAGCAAG aaACATCATTTTAGCGTTTGCTGGGACTTTAAGACATGGTCTCATTCCCAATCTGCTCGGTGGGGGGACACATGCCAGATACAACTGTCGTGATGCTGTGTGGTGGTGGCTTCAGTGTATCCAGGAGTACTGTAAAATTGTTCCCAATGGATTAGACATTCTCAGGTGTCCTGTTTCTAGGATGTACCCAAGAGATGACTCTTCTCCTCAGCCTGCAGGCACTGTG GATCAGCCACTTTATGAAGTAATACAGGAAACAATGCAACGACATATGGAAGGCATAAATTTCCGAGAAAGAAATGCTGGTCCTCAGATTGATGAAAAAATGAGAGACGAAG GTTTTAATGTAACTGCAGGCATTGACCATGAAACTGGCTTTGTCTTTGGAGGGAACCGCTTCAATTGTGGCACTTGGATGGATAAAATGGGAGAGAGTGACAAAGCTCGCAACAAAGGAATTCCAGCTACTCCAAG AGATGGCTCTGCTGTGGAAATGGTTGGCCTGTGCAAGTCAGCTGTTCGCTGGTTGATGGATTTATCTGGGAAAAACATATTTCCATTCCGTGGAGTCACTGTAAAAAGACATG GAAAGGAGGAGATTATCACATATGATGAGTGGGACAGGAAAATTCAAGGACACTTTGAAAGGCTATTCTTTGTGTCTGAGAATCCAGCAGATCCTAATGAAAAACACCCAGATCTTGTACACAAACGTGGAATTTATAAGGACAGCTATGGAGCTTCAAGTCCATGGTGTGATTACCAGCTCAGGCCAAATTTTCCAGTAGCAATGGTTGTG GCCCCTGAGTTGTTTACACCTGAGAGAGCTTGGAAAGCTCTGCAGATAGCAGAGGAAAAGCTTCTTGGTCCATTAGGCATGAAAACCTTAGATCCAGA TGATATGGTGTACTGTGGAGTTTATGATAATGCTCTTGACAATGACAACTACAATGTAGCCAGAGGGTTTAATTATCACCAAGGACCT GAATGGGTGTGGCCAATTGGATATTTTCTTCGTGCCAAACTGTATTTCTCCAGGTTGATTGGTCCAGAGATATATGCAAAAACTGTAGTTATGATTAAGAATGTTCTTTCTCGCCACTATGTTCATCTTGAAAG ATCATCCTGGAAAGGGCTTCCAGAACTAACCAATGAGAATGGGCAGTATTGTCCTTTTAGCTGTGAAACTCAGGCATGGTCGATTGGTGTTATCCTTGAAATCCTTTATGACTTGTAA